GAAAGAGCCATGTGGTCAGCTATTCTAACGCTTCTGTCATGGGCAGCCTGGATTTAAGCACAGGGGAATGGTACACCGAATTCTTAGACTATCTGGGGATTTCAACCGATATTTATCCCGAAATCGTCAACGACTCCGGCAACTACGGCACCACAGACCCGGATATTTTCGGGGCAGAGATTCCCATCTGCGGCGCCATTGCCGACCAGCACGCCGCGCTTTATGCCCAGGGCTGTCGTTCCAAGGGAACCTGTAAAATCACCAACGGTACAGGCTCATTCTTAGATATCAACATCGGCGACGAATGTGTTGTGTCCGATCAGGGCTTAAACACTGTTATTGCCTGGAAGATCGGGGATGAAATCAATTATGCTCTGGAAGGCTTTGAAGCCGTTACCGGCTCAGCTGTTCAGTGGCTGCGTGACGGGCTTCAGGTCATTGGCAAATCCAGTGAATCAGAACCGCTGGCACGTTCAGTTGAGGACTCTAACGGAGTGTACTTTGTACCTGCGCTGGCAGGGCTCAGCGCACCTTATCACGATCCCTATGCCAGAGGCACCATTTTTGGCATCAGCCGCGGCACTACTAAAGCCCACATTGTACGGGCAACGCTGGAAGGGGTCGCCTACCGCTTAAAGGACATTCTGGATGTCGTCGAAAAGGAATCTGGTGTAAAAATGACCGATATCCGTATTGACGGCGGGGCATCGATGAACGATTTGCTGGCACAGCTTATGGCAGATATGCTCGACGCCCGTGTCGACCGGCCGTTATCCGTCGAAGCCACCAGTCTTGGCGCAGCCGAAATGGCCGGCCTGGCAGCCGGCCTCTGGACCGAAGCCGATTTTGACAAGTCTCTTGAAATCGACAAATCCTTTGAACCGGCCATCACACCGGAAAAACGCGAAGAGCTGTACGCAGGCTGGCGTGAAGCCATCGAGCGCTCCGTCGGCTGGCGTAAGCAGGCATAAGGAAAAAAACAGAAATAAACACAAGCAGAGGGGCAGCCCATAAGCCGCCCCTCTGCCTGAAAGCAGAAAGGAGAGACAATCGTGTCCGATTGTGTTGCACAATTTTATCAGAAACTAGAGGACGATCCGTCATTAAAACATTACAAAATTGAAGCCAGCGCCGATGCGCGCGGGGTGATCACCCTGACTGGCGAAGTGGATGTCTGGCAGCATGTGGTTGACATCGGCCACGCGGCTGGAAAAAGCGGCGTAAAAGGGGTCGTCAACAGGCTGACCGTCAAGGGGGCAGAGACAGCCCGAAGAGACCGGGCAGAAGAAGTGAAAAAAGCAGAGGCCGTCGGTGTGATCGACAAAGCCGATATTGTGGTCATTGGTGCGGGGGTAACCGGCAGCGGTATTGCGAGAACGCTGTCGAAATACAATAAACGCATTATCGTGGTAGAAAAAGCCTCGGATGTGTCTGAAGGGACCTCCAAGTCAAACAACGGGATGATCCACTCAGGCTACGACTCAAAGGCAGGCTCTCTGAAGGCCCTGCTCAATGTAAAGGGCAATGCCATGTACACACAGTGGCAGGAAGAACTTCATTTTAAAATGAACCGCTGCGGCTCCTTTGTCGTAGGCTTTGACGCATCAGACGACGCCTATCTGGAGCAGTACTACGAGCTGGGAAAAAAGAACGGTGTGCCTGGCATTGCCATTTTAAGCGGCGACGAGGCCAGAGCCATTGACCCGGCAGTCAATCATGACGTGGTAAAGGCACTATGGACCCCATCGGCGGCCTATGTTGAGCCTTACGAGGTCGTTGAAGCCCTAATGGAAAACGCCATTGACAATGGGGCAGAGCTTATGCTGAATACAGAGGTATTGGGCTTTACCAGACAAGGCGCCCATTTAAACGGCGTGGTCACCGATAAGGGAATCATCGAAGCCGACTGTGTCATCAACGCCGCAGGCCTGTATGCCGACGAAATCGCAGAGCTGGCAGGCGACCGGTTTTACACCATTCATCCGCGCCGGGGCACACTGGTCATTCTGGATAAAAAGATTGGCAAAACCACCAACAAATGCTTTATCGGCACACCGCCTAAAAACTTTACCAAGGGCGGCGGCCCGACCCAGACACCCGAGGGCAACCCACTGTGGGGCCCCTCAGCCATCGAGGTGCCAGAAAAAGATGATTTGGCAGTGGACGAAGAGGATGTACGCTTTGTTATGGAAAAGGGCAAGCACCTGACCGAGGGCGCCTCCGAAAGAGATATTATCACCTATTTCAGCGGCTGCCGGGCATCGAACTATATTGAGGATTTTATCATCGAAGCGTCTGAAGTGCTGGACAACTTTATTCATGCGGCAGGCATCCAGTCTCCCGGGCTGGCGTCCTCACCGGCCATCGCTGAACGGGTCGAGGGGATTTACACAACGCTTCACCCCGAAGCCGCTGTGCGTGAGGATTATGATCCCATCCGTCCTGAGCACAAGGCTTTCAGAGATTGTACCTTGGAAGAAAAGGAAGCGCTCATCGCCAAAAATCCGCTGTATGGGCATGTGATCTGCCGCTGTGAAACCATTACCGAGGCCGAGATTGTGGACGCCATACACGGTAAAATACCGGCCACAACCGTGGATGCGGTGAAGCGACGTACCCGGGCAGGCATGGGGCGCTGCCAGGGAGGCTTCTGCGGCCCGAGGGTTGTGGAAATCATTGCCAGGGAACTGGGGATCGCGCCCGAGGAAGTTACCAAGCGTGGCGCGGGCTCAGAAATGCTGACCACAGCATCCAGAAAGGGGGAGGAAGAATGAATCGGATACAGACAGACTGCGCCATTATCGGCGGCGGCCCGGCAGGGCTGGCAGCAGCCGTAGAAGCGCATAAGGCAGGACTTGACACTTTGATTATTGAACGGGACCTTTCCCTTGGCGGTATTCTGCAGCAGTGTATTCACGATGGCTTTGGCCTGCTGCGGTTTAAACGCCGCATGACAGGAGGCCAGTATGCCCAGGCTTTTATCGATGAGGTAGAGGACGAGGGGATTGAAGTCAAGCTGGACACCATGGTGCTGGAAATCCGGCCGGATAAGACCATTTATGCGGTCAACGAAAAGGATGGCCTTCTTGAGATCAAGGCCAAATCTGTTATTCTGGCCATGGGCTGCCGTGAACGCACGCGCTCACAGGTCATGATTTACGGCACGCGTCCCGCTGGGGTACTGACTGCCGGAGCGGTTCAGCGCTACATAAATATGGAGGGCTATCTGCCGGGTAAGAAGGCTGTAATTTTAGGCTCAGGCGACATTGGCCTTATCATGGCAAGGCGTATGACGCTTGAGGATATCGAGGTGAAGGGCGTCTATGAAATCATGCATACCGAGGGCGGACTGACCCGAAATATTGTCCAGTGCCTTGAGGATTACAACATACCGCTGCATCTGGGCACAACCGTGACCAAGATCCACGGCAGGGACCGGATCGAGGGCGTTACTGTCGCAAAGGTAGACGAACACCTTAAGCCCATCGCAGGAACCGAAGAATATATTGACTGCGATCTTCTGGTGCTTTCAGTCGGCCTTATCCCTGAAAATGAGCTCAGTGAACAGCTGAATATTGAAATGGACCCGAGGACACGCGGTCCGGTGGTGGACGAGCGGATGATGACCTCCGTTCCCGGTGTCTTTGCGGCAGGCAATGTGGTTACAGTGTTTGACCTGGTGGACTATGTCTCCCAAACCGGAGAGATGGCGGCCCGCGGCGCAGTCCGCTACATAAAGGGTGAGAGCGGAGGTAATGAGTACCGTGCTGTGGAAGCCGGCGATAACATCAGTTTTGTGGTTCCCCAGAAAATAAGCGGGACAGCTGGAGAGGTTCCGGTCTTTATGCGGGTCAGAAAGCCTGACGAAAAGGTAAGGCTGGTATTTAGCCAGAATGGGCAGTCCCAAAAGCTGAAAAAACACGCGGTGGTCAAGCCGCCGGAAATGGTCTGTGAGGTCATTGACCTCGGCAAAACAACAGACGGCCCCATCTGTATCAGCGTGGCAAAGGAGTGATGGAAAATGGAAAAAAGAAATTATACCTGCATTGTCTGCCCCAAAAGCTGCAAGGGTGAGCTGACCATCAAGGATGATGGTACCTTTGAAACCGCTGGCTTTGACTGCAATAACGGGAAAAAATACGCGGTCAATGAGTATACCGATCCCAAACGGATGCTGACCACAACGGTTGCAATAGAGGACGGTATCTTTAACCTGCTGCCTGTGGTCAGCAGTGAAGAAGTCAGTAAAACGAAGCTCAGAGACTGCATCCATGCCCTTTACGGCATTGCAGTGAAAGCGCCGGTCCGGGCGGGCGATGTGGTGGTCTCGAATATTTTGGACACAGGTGTTGACATTATAGCGGCACGTGACATTAAAGCAAAGTAAGGAGAATACAATGAAAGAAAATATTGAAGGTTTTTTGAAAGCGGTTCAGGAAGAGCTGCCAGAGGTTACAGTGCTCCGGCGCGAGGAGGAACGCCTTATCTATGCCCATGGCTGTTATCCCAGAGAGTATAAATGGCTGCTTCAGGGGCCTTACAAGGTTCTGCCAGAAGCTATTCTCATGCCTGGAAGCACTGATGAGGTCAGCCGGATCATGGCACTCTCTCAGGAGTACAGTGTCGGCGTCATTCCTTTTGGCGGCGGCTCTGGCATTGTGGGCGGCAGTATTGCTGAAAACCATGAGGTCATGCTCGATATTAAAAATTTAAAGGAATTTGAAATTAACCCTGTCAACTGCACTGCTGTGGGCGGCGCGGGCCTGACCGGGGCAGATTTTGAAAACATGCTGAACGAAGCAGGTTATACCTGCGGCCAGTACCCACAGTCTTTCCAGAGCGCCGTGCTGGGCGGCATGGTCGCCACGCGCGCCATAGGAACCTTCTCTACCAAATACGGTAAGATGGACGACATGGTTAACTCCCTTGAGGTGGTGCTGCCAAACGGACATGTGCTGAACACACACAAAACGCCGAAGGCATCAACCGGGCCAGAGCTGGACCAGCTGTTTTTGGGCAGCGAGGGTGTATACGGGATTGTCACCAAGGTGGAAATGAAAATTTATCCAGTAGCCGAAAAACGCTATTTTGAAGCCTTTACCTTTAACCGTACCGAGGACGGTCTGGAAGCCATCCGCCAGTTTGTCCAGAACAATGTCCACCCGGCAGTGGTCCGTCTTTATGATGAAGAGGAAAGTGTTCCTAAAATGGAAAAATACGGCTTTGAAAAAGGCCACGTTTTTCTGGTCATCGGCTACGAAGGTCTGGAAAAGCAGGTGGATCTGGAACGGGAATACGTCCATCATTACTGTGCCTTAAATGGCGGTGTGCCTAAGGGGCCGAAGCCGGGCTATGACTGGTTCCACTCACGTTTTTCCACGAAAAAAATGCTGGATCACGACGCTATGAAGGGTGGCACAGCCGATGCCATCGAGGTGGCGGCACCCTGGGACTGCATTGCCAATGTGTGGCGTGAAATGCGCAAAGCCCTTGAGCCCATGTGCGAAAGCGTTGACTGCCACTTTTCACATGTATACCATACTGGCGCCAGTGTTTATGTGATCTTCCACGCCCAGACCGGCGGTGACGATTACGACGGTGAAAAGCGCTATATGGAATGTCTGGACACCGCCATCCGTACCAGCCTTAAATACGGCGGCAACGTCTCACACCACCACGGCAGCGGCAAAGCCAAGGCTGAATATTTACCCCTGGAGCACGGTGAAGCAGGTATCGAGGTCATGCAGAAAATCAAGGACGCCCTTGACCCCAAGGGATTAGTGAACAAAGGAGTGCTGGGATTATGAGAGAATTTACATTAGAACATTACGAAGACAAGCTGAACCACCAGGTGATCCATATGGACCAGGCTGTGTGCTATTGTCCGGAATTCCGGGCGAGCCATATGCTCCACGACTATCCCTCCCGCAGGCTTCAGCTGGCACGGGCGGTTTTCAAAGACGAAATGGCCCCCAATGACTACATCGCGGGGCTGGTATTCCAGAGTATCCTGTCACGCCAGGGAGAGCGCTGGCAGAACTTTGGCGAAAACCCCGAGGATTTGACAGACGTCATGATCCTCAGCCGTGAGCTGATGTTAAAAAAGGGTTTTGGCACCCAAATCGCCGAATCGCTTAAAGATACCCTGAAGGCAGGCGGTGGACATATCCTGAAAACCGACGCAGAGGCACTCAGACAGTGGCAGGAGGCTGTCCCGGTGCTTGAGGGCAGCGGTAATTTTCTCTTCCTGGACGACGCCACAGCCACCCTCGCCGCTGACAGCGCGTCTGGGCTGGGCCAGTGGTTTAAGGCGAGAGGCATTGCCTTTGAGCCGGAGACTGCGCCGGTTTTTGCAGGCTGGGAATACTTTGCCTATGGTATGGTGGACGAGGGGATTAAATATCTGGAAGGCCTGGTCAGCGGGCTTCAGGAAAAGGGGATAGAAGTCGTATATACCCTTTCAGGCCAGACCACCTATCTGCTGACACAGTTTGCAGAAAAGCTGGGGATCAGCGTTCCCTTTGAGGTAGTTTACCTTCCTGACGAGCTGAAGCTGCTTAAAATCGAAGCGCCCTCTTACTTTTACGGCGGCAGCTTTAACTGCCGTTTCCTGAGAAACGGCCAGGCCCTCAATGCGCTTGCCATCAACAGCGACGAGACACCAATCGCCACCAGTATGGAATTTTTACCATTGCTGAAGGCAGATAAGCGCGTCAATGTTTTAAATATCTGGCAGAAACCCCTTGGCGCAGAATACCACCTGATCGGTTTTGACGCGGAGATGGCAGCGCTTATTCAGAAAGATGCCCTCGCAGACATTGAAAAAGCCGGAGCAAAGCAGATTGTCGTCTTTGAGCCCTATGCCTATGCGGCGTTAAAGACAGCGATGCCTGACAAGACAGTCCTTTACTACCTTGAATGTTTACAATAAAAAAGAAACAGCTTCTCAGAGTTTTTCAGAGAAGCTGTTTCTTTTTACGCTCAGAATAAAGCCCGCACAGAGAAAAGCGCCCATAAGTGAGGAGCCTCCGCTGCTGAAGAATGGGAGGGGCAGCCCGATAACCGGCATCAGTTCAATGTTCATTCCGATGTTGATCACCGCTTCAGCAAGAAAAAGGGTAAAGACGCCAACAGCAATGGTACGTCCTCTGAAGTCATGGCTTCTTATGCCGATGGACAGGGTTTTGTACAGAATGCCTGCCAGCAACAAAATCAGGATGGCACAGCCCGCAAGACCCATGACCTCAGCCAGATGCGAAAAGATAAAATCATTATTAGCGGCGGGAATGTAGGTCGTATCGGGTTTGAAAAGGCCCAGACCAAAGAGCCCGCCTGCCTTAATGGCGGCCAGCCCCTGGTTTTGCTGGTATAGAATGGACTCCAGCGTCAGGCTGTCCAGCCTTCCGGGGGCAAAAACTGCCAGTATACGTGCCCTCTGGTAACCAGCCATCAGATGCCAGACGATCGGCACAGCTGCCAGTGCCGCAGCCGCAGTGCCGATAAAATAACGCAGCTTGTGCTTAACCGACAAAAACATGACCAGCCCCGTGACAAAAAAGATCAGCGCGGTGCCATCGTCACCCTGAAGGTGAATCAGGACAACCGGAGTCAGCAGATGGGCGATCAGACCAGCGACTGCCAGGGGGGCATCGGTATGGCGCACTGCGTACAGATGGAGAGAAAAAGTCAGGATAAAGCTTGATTTTGCCAGCTCGGTGGGCTGAAGGGCCAGGCCGAAGGGCAGGCGTATCCAGCAATAGGCGCCGGTATCGCCGGGGCTTACGCCAAAAGGGCCCGCCCGCAGAAAGGTCAGCAGCACCAACAGCCAGATCGCAGCCGTGTAGGTTATCCAGAGCGGTGTCATCCGGTGATAGTCCATACGGCTTATGATCAGGGCGCAGGAGAGACCTGCCGCCACAGCCAGCAGCTGGATCAGGGCTACACGATATTTTACAAGAAATTCCCAGAAGCCGGGAGCAGGGGCAGGGGAGACGCTGTTGCACCACGAAAGGAGCAGCGTGACAGACAGCAGTGAACAGGCTGCTATCAACAGAAGATAAAAACCATCGGTGTCTCTTAAAAATGCTTTGAGCTTAGCCATGCCGCGCCTCCTCCCTTTTATGGTCTAGTTTACGCCTGAATACTTGTAAAAAACTGTAATTTATTTAACGCTTCAGAAAAAATCAATAAAAAAGCAGGCAATTTATATGCCTGCTCATATTTGTTTCCTTACTCTGGCTGCTCAGGAGTAACCAGCTCTTCAAGCATGGCGACACATTCGTCATAATCCATGATTTTGGGGACTGGATAGGTTGGATTGGCTTCCTTGAGCACACGCTTGGCCAGCTCAGGAATATCCTCGATGCGCAGCGCATCAATGGTTTCCGGAATCCCCATATTGGCGTTCATTTCCTTAATCCGGTCGATAAAGCGATAGGACAGAATTTCCTCGCTGTCCCAAGGTTCGCCAAGGCCGGCGCACAGGGCAAGCTCAGAAAGCTTTTTTTGGGCCGCGTCTCTGGAAAACTCCAGAATGTGCGGCAGGATAACCGCGTTGGCAAAGCCGTGGGCCACACCGTAAAAACCGCCTAAATTGTGGGCGATGGCGTGGACATAGCCCACATAGGCCCGGGTAAAGGCAAGGCCTGCGTCAAAGGAGGCGACAGACATATTCTGGCGAAGCTTCAGGTTAGAGCCGTCTTTGTAAACTGCTTCCAGATCACGTATAATGACCTCGGTAGCCGCGAGCGCTTTTTCCTTGACAAAGGGCGCGTCATAGTGGCCGATATAGGCTTCGACGGCATGTGTAAGCGCATCCATGCCGGTGCTGGCGGTGAGAGCCGGCGGCAGGCCGACCATGAGCTCAGGGTCCAGCACGGTTGCCAGTGGCACGAGCTTGGGGTCGTTGATGGCAAATTTTTCGTGATTTGAGGTATCGGTAATAACCGCACAAACAGTGGCCTCAGAGCCGGTGCCTGCCGTGGTAGGAACGGCAAAGAACGGCGGGAGGCGGTGTGTCAGCTTGAACAGGC
The DNA window shown above is from Eubacterium limosum and carries:
- a CDS encoding FGGY family carbohydrate kinase; protein product: MKNYVLVIDEGTTGTRALIFDKEFNIVSQCYEEFTQYTPSEDKVEHDAMEIYAKSVGVCREAIEKAKIASSDIAAIGITNQRATCLVWDKNTGVPLYNAIVWQDNRTAALCQEINDSEWGEKARKATGWTVAPVYSSLMLHWYLENVPEIKEKIESGEALFGTIDTWLIWKLTGGKSHVVSYSNASVMGSLDLSTGEWYTEFLDYLGISTDIYPEIVNDSGNYGTTDPDIFGAEIPICGAIADQHAALYAQGCRSKGTCKITNGTGSFLDINIGDECVVSDQGLNTVIAWKIGDEINYALEGFEAVTGSAVQWLRDGLQVIGKSSESEPLARSVEDSNGVYFVPALAGLSAPYHDPYARGTIFGISRGTTKAHIVRATLEGVAYRLKDILDVVEKESGVKMTDIRIDGGASMNDLLAQLMADMLDARVDRPLSVEATSLGAAEMAGLAAGLWTEADFDKSLEIDKSFEPAITPEKREELYAGWREAIERSVGWRKQA
- a CDS encoding FAD-dependent oxidoreductase, whose amino-acid sequence is MSDCVAQFYQKLEDDPSLKHYKIEASADARGVITLTGEVDVWQHVVDIGHAAGKSGVKGVVNRLTVKGAETARRDRAEEVKKAEAVGVIDKADIVVIGAGVTGSGIARTLSKYNKRIIVVEKASDVSEGTSKSNNGMIHSGYDSKAGSLKALLNVKGNAMYTQWQEELHFKMNRCGSFVVGFDASDDAYLEQYYELGKKNGVPGIAILSGDEARAIDPAVNHDVVKALWTPSAAYVEPYEVVEALMENAIDNGAELMLNTEVLGFTRQGAHLNGVVTDKGIIEADCVINAAGLYADEIAELAGDRFYTIHPRRGTLVILDKKIGKTTNKCFIGTPPKNFTKGGGPTQTPEGNPLWGPSAIEVPEKDDLAVDEEDVRFVMEKGKHLTEGASERDIITYFSGCRASNYIEDFIIEASEVLDNFIHAAGIQSPGLASSPAIAERVEGIYTTLHPEAAVREDYDPIRPEHKAFRDCTLEEKEALIAKNPLYGHVICRCETITEAEIVDAIHGKIPATTVDAVKRRTRAGMGRCQGGFCGPRVVEIIARELGIAPEEVTKRGAGSEMLTTASRKGEEE
- a CDS encoding NAD(P)/FAD-dependent oxidoreductase, giving the protein MNRIQTDCAIIGGGPAGLAAAVEAHKAGLDTLIIERDLSLGGILQQCIHDGFGLLRFKRRMTGGQYAQAFIDEVEDEGIEVKLDTMVLEIRPDKTIYAVNEKDGLLEIKAKSVILAMGCRERTRSQVMIYGTRPAGVLTAGAVQRYINMEGYLPGKKAVILGSGDIGLIMARRMTLEDIEVKGVYEIMHTEGGLTRNIVQCLEDYNIPLHLGTTVTKIHGRDRIEGVTVAKVDEHLKPIAGTEEYIDCDLLVLSVGLIPENELSEQLNIEMDPRTRGPVVDERMMTSVPGVFAAGNVVTVFDLVDYVSQTGEMAARGAVRYIKGESGGNEYRAVEAGDNISFVVPQKISGTAGEVPVFMRVRKPDEKVRLVFSQNGQSQKLKKHAVVKPPEMVCEVIDLGKTTDGPICISVAKE
- a CDS encoding DUF1667 domain-containing protein, giving the protein MEKRNYTCIVCPKSCKGELTIKDDGTFETAGFDCNNGKKYAVNEYTDPKRMLTTTVAIEDGIFNLLPVVSSEEVSKTKLRDCIHALYGIAVKAPVRAGDVVVSNILDTGVDIIAARDIKAK
- a CDS encoding FAD-binding oxidoreductase, with translation MKENIEGFLKAVQEELPEVTVLRREEERLIYAHGCYPREYKWLLQGPYKVLPEAILMPGSTDEVSRIMALSQEYSVGVIPFGGGSGIVGGSIAENHEVMLDIKNLKEFEINPVNCTAVGGAGLTGADFENMLNEAGYTCGQYPQSFQSAVLGGMVATRAIGTFSTKYGKMDDMVNSLEVVLPNGHVLNTHKTPKASTGPELDQLFLGSEGVYGIVTKVEMKIYPVAEKRYFEAFTFNRTEDGLEAIRQFVQNNVHPAVVRLYDEEESVPKMEKYGFEKGHVFLVIGYEGLEKQVDLEREYVHHYCALNGGVPKGPKPGYDWFHSRFSTKKMLDHDAMKGGTADAIEVAAPWDCIANVWREMRKALEPMCESVDCHFSHVYHTGASVYVIFHAQTGGDDYDGEKRYMECLDTAIRTSLKYGGNVSHHHGSGKAKAEYLPLEHGEAGIEVMQKIKDALDPKGLVNKGVLGL
- a CDS encoding FtsW/RodA/SpoVE family cell cycle protein; amino-acid sequence: MAKLKAFLRDTDGFYLLLIAACSLLSVTLLLSWCNSVSPAPAPGFWEFLVKYRVALIQLLAVAAGLSCALIISRMDYHRMTPLWITYTAAIWLLVLLTFLRAGPFGVSPGDTGAYCWIRLPFGLALQPTELAKSSFILTFSLHLYAVRHTDAPLAVAGLIAHLLTPVVLIHLQGDDGTALIFFVTGLVMFLSVKHKLRYFIGTAAAALAAVPIVWHLMAGYQRARILAVFAPGRLDSLTLESILYQQNQGLAAIKAGGLFGLGLFKPDTTYIPAANNDFIFSHLAEVMGLAGCAILILLLAGILYKTLSIGIRSHDFRGRTIAVGVFTLFLAEAVINIGMNIELMPVIGLPLPFFSSGGSSLMGAFLCAGFILSVKRNSFSEKL
- a CDS encoding iron-containing alcohol dehydrogenase, which gives rise to MNLMTIPYRTSHIMMKGVLNVLKLPIPPSLVGPGMVKRFPEIISLCDVHKALVITDKPLMEMGLLDGFLEALKKAGIDYSVFDGVQPNPTFENIYDGLEAYYTEGCDGVIAFGGGSSMDCAKIVAAKVTNDKPIPKMKGLFKLTHRLPPFFAVPTTAGTGSEATVCAVITDTSNHEKFAINDPKLVPLATVLDPELMVGLPPALTASTGMDALTHAVEAYIGHYDAPFVKEKALAATEVIIRDLEAVYKDGSNLKLRQNMSVASFDAGLAFTRAYVGYVHAIAHNLGGFYGVAHGFANAVILPHILEFSRDAAQKKLSELALCAGLGEPWDSEEILSYRFIDRIKEMNANMGIPETIDALRIEDIPELAKRVLKEANPTYPVPKIMDYDECVAMLEELVTPEQPE